GCCGCATCATGAAAGACCGTACGTCGGTTATTATTTCGCACCGGGTTTCGTCGGCAAAACTGGCCGATTTTATCGTAGTGCTGGACGAAGGACGTATCGTGGAGCAGGGTACGCACGAATTGCTGATGGAACAAAACGGCGTGTATAAAGAGCTTTATGAGAAGCAGTTGCAGGGAGAAGAAGTATAACCCGTCGGTTACAATAAAGCCGTAAAACTTTATCATCACTATGCATGACGATTCACACAAACTCTACTATAACATCAACGAAGCCGCTGCCCGCTACGGCTTTGATGCTTCTAAGCTGCGCTATTGGGAGTCGGTATTTCCGATGCTCAAACCCGAAAAACGCGGCGGTGACCGCATTTATACCCCGGAAGATCTGGAGGTATTAGACGAAATCGTGTACTTGGTAGAACATAAGAAGCACAAACTGGCTGCAGCCCGTCAAATCATGGAAACCGGGCGCAGCCAACGGACTAAAATAAAGCGAGCGGTACAACAGTTGGAAACCATTAAACGTTATCTACAGGATATAAAAGAGCTAATGAAGTGAAAAACGGCATGAAAATAGGCATAACCGCAAGTATTATTGCAAGCGCTGTATTGATAGCAAAATACTACACAGACAGTCACATTGAACTTGCTCCTCCCGTTTCGATGCCGACCCTCAAAGCTCTCCCGCGCACGCAAGCTGCTCTTGTCTATTTTGAACACGAACCTGACCCTAACCGCTACGAAGACCAACAACTCCAACTGCGACTCGAACGTCGCACCGACAACCGGCTGTACCTGGTCGATGACTCCAAACCCGAGCAGGGGCGCACTGTGTATTACACCCTCAACGGCAGCGTCAATCAGGTAGACGCACGACAGTTGACCCAACAGCCGCTTTTACCCAACCGCTGGATTCATTTGGTGAAGTACGTCACAGAAGTATCCAATGTAAATTCGGAAAGTTGGCTCACCTCAGCCCTCAACGTGGCCGCCGGTCAGGCCAAATTTGCGGCCGCCTACGAAGCCATTTTTTGGGTGCGGGATTCGTTGCAAAAAACAACCTCCAAACTTACTTACACCCAACCCCTCTGGCCCAATAACGGTGCCGTAGGAGACAGTAAGATATTTAAACAAACGCCTGCGTTTACCTTACTCAATAAAAAGTACGGATCAGAATCTCTGCCTTTGGACGAGCCCGTAGAGAATTTAAAAAAAGTAAGCTGGAACGTCAGCCCCGGCAAGTTCAGGCTCCTGTACGCGGGAGAAGTGGATGGCCTGATAAAGCACATTAAACCCCAACACAAAAGGGGAATTACCCGATTTGACTCTAAGCAACTCGACCAAGCGGCCGATTGGCTCGCCAAAAGCAATTCCTCCGATATTTTTTCGGTCGATTTTGAGCCGGGAAACCCCGAAGATGGCTGGTATTGGGATATGTCAGACCCCAATTTCGGCAAAACTATGTATGAGCTTTCCGACCGAATTTACAAACGACACGGAAAGCTGTTTTATTCGTGGATGGGTGATGCCACCACATTTGAATTTAAAGGAAAGACCTTTACGCTGGACGGCTATGCCAACGACAACTGGAGCGCCGGCAAAAAGAATATTGACGATTATCTGGCCATTCATCAGGACACAAAATCCATCCAAAACGTAAAAGTTCCTTATCCTTCCATATTGATGACGGGTTTTGGGTATACGAGCAGTACTGTCAACACCAATGACACCAACGACCAACCGGCCCAGGTCTGGAAATCGCCCGTTAATTGGTACCTGCGAACGTTGGATATGCTCAATCTGCAAACACTGGTCGTTCCTCAAAATATAAAATTTCTCAATTTTATATGGCCTTATGAAGACAAACCCGTTGACGCCCGCCGCAGCTATACACGACGATTTCGGGTAGGTAACGGCACCAAAGGCTACGTTCGGCAACTGGACAATCGGGTCATGTATCCCATGAATCTGGTACGGGACGCCGTGTTTGTTCACCTCTGCAATCCAAGGGTTTTTTACACCAATTACTGGATTTTCGGCCAATCCTACAATCCGTATCAGGCATTAAGGTACTCGAAAATCAATGGTACCGTTTCATGTGAATCAACGAAATTAAACGGCTATTTTGTATACGAATACGAAGGCCCCGACCAACCGGCCTGCCCTTCTGTCTCTGAAGATTATATGGGAAAAGATGCCCTCGGAGTTGCGGCTATGGTACAGGCACATGAGTTGTTTGCCAAGTATCAGTACATTCTGGACGGCACTCAAACTCGTGAGAGCTACGGCTTGACCTACCAAAGATCCGCTCAGGGAACCCAAAAAGCGGTTTGGCAAAATGATACGGGAGAATTTGCACGGGCTTTTAAGCATAATCAACCTTGGCTGCAGGTGTGGAAAAACCCAAAAACGGGCAGACGTCTGCTGCTGTTTCAGGACAACTTCGCCGAAGCGTTTGAACCGGTTTCTTTTTCGACTACGATCAACGGCAAAAAAATACAGCGAATCGCTCAGGGCAATGCGCTGTATGTGGAAGAAATAGCTCCTTAATTCATACCGCTACGGGTGCCTTAATGGCCGGCCAGGGAGAATAGCCTTCGAGCGTAAAATCTTCAAATGTAAAATCAAAGACACTTTTTACATCCGGGTTCAGTTTCATCATCGGCAATGGGCGTATTTCGCGCGAAAGTTGCAGTTCGACCTGTTCCAAATGGTTCAGATAAATGTGGGTATCCCCGCCCGTCCAGATAAAATCACCGTACTCAAAACCGCACTCCTGCGCGATCATCATGGTCAGCAGGGCGTAGCTGGCAATATTGAAAGGCACGCCCAAAAACACATCTGCACTGCGCTGATAGAGTTGACACGAGAGCTTGTTGTCGGCCACATAAAACTGAAACAACGCATGACAGGGACTCAGCGCCATCTTAGGCAAATCGGCGGGGTTCCAGGCAGAAACGATGATTCGACGAGAATCAGGGCTGTTTTTAAGTTGCTTCAACACCTCCTGAAACTGGTCAATGCTGCGACCGTCGGGCGCTTCCCAACTGCGCCACTGCTTGCCGTAGACCGGGCCGAGGTTGCCGTCGGCATCCGCCCATTCGTCCCAGATACTCACACCGTGGTCTTTGAGGTATTTGGTGTTGGTATCGCCCTGCAAAAACCAAAGCAATTCATGAATAATGGATTTAGTATGGACCTTTTTGGTTGTGACCAGCGGAAAACCTTCCTGAAGGTCAAAGCGC
Above is a window of Runella slithyformis DSM 19594 DNA encoding:
- a CDS encoding MerR family transcriptional regulator — translated: MHDDSHKLYYNINEAAARYGFDASKLRYWESVFPMLKPEKRGGDRIYTPEDLEVLDEIVYLVEHKKHKLAAARQIMETGRSQRTKIKRAVQQLETIKRYLQDIKELMK
- a CDS encoding thymidylate synthase codes for the protein MQQYHDLLRHILAHGTRKTDRTGTGTISVFGYQMRFDLQEGFPLVTTKKVHTKSIIHELLWFLQGDTNTKYLKDHGVSIWDEWADADGNLGPVYGKQWRSWEAPDGRSIDQFQEVLKQLKNSPDSRRIIVSAWNPADLPKMALSPCHALFQFYVADNKLSCQLYQRSADVFLGVPFNIASYALLTMMIAQECGFEYGDFIWTGGDTHIYLNHLEQVELQLSREIRPLPMMKLNPDVKSVFDFTFEDFTLEGYSPWPAIKAPVAV